From Bacillus sp. FSL K6-3431, the proteins below share one genomic window:
- a CDS encoding ABC transporter permease has translation MWRNRSLLLMCLPAIIFFAVFAYLPMPGLYLAFVNYDYARGIFDSAFVGFDNFRFLVMTGDLWKLTFNTIAYNLAFIVLGNILQIGVAIMLNELTNKWFKKISQTIMFLPHFISAVLVGLLAYNILSYDYGVLNSFLKMVGLDPVQTYSNPAIWPYIIVIAFLWQSTGYGSIIYFAAIMGLDKSIIEAAEIDGANAFQRIRYIVIPWLKPTFIILLLFSLGGVLKGNFGLFYNLVGANNTMLYPTTDIIETYVFRTLMTNFNFSLGSAVSLYQSIFGFFIVITANWIVKKVSPENSLF, from the coding sequence ATGTGGAGGAACCGATCCCTTCTTCTAATGTGTTTACCCGCAATTATATTTTTTGCTGTATTTGCATATCTACCGATGCCGGGGTTATATCTTGCATTTGTAAACTATGATTACGCACGTGGTATATTTGATAGCGCTTTCGTGGGGTTTGATAATTTTCGCTTTTTAGTGATGACCGGCGATCTATGGAAGTTAACCTTTAATACGATTGCTTATAATCTCGCTTTCATCGTGCTCGGTAATATACTACAAATTGGTGTAGCCATTATGCTTAATGAGCTGACAAATAAATGGTTTAAAAAAATCTCACAAACAATTATGTTTCTACCACATTTTATTTCCGCAGTTTTAGTTGGACTTTTAGCCTATAACATACTTAGTTACGATTATGGCGTACTTAATTCATTTTTGAAAATGGTTGGACTAGACCCAGTACAGACGTATTCAAATCCAGCAATTTGGCCTTATATTATTGTTATTGCTTTTCTTTGGCAATCGACAGGTTATGGATCGATCATCTATTTTGCAGCCATCATGGGTCTTGACAAATCTATCATAGAAGCAGCTGAAATTGATGGGGCTAATGCTTTCCAACGTATTAGATACATCGTTATTCCTTGGCTTAAGCCCACCTTTATCATTTTACTACTATTCTCTTTAGGTGGAGTTTTAAAAGGGAACTTTGGTTTGTTTTATAACTTAGTTGGTGCTAATAATACAATGCTCTATCCAACTACAGATATTATTGAAACTTACGTGTTCCGAACATTGATGACGAATTTTAACTTTTCATTGGGAAGTGCTGTAAGTTTATATCAATCTATCTTTGGATTCTTTATTGTTATTACAGCAAACTGGATTGTTAAAAAAGTTTCGCCAGAAAATTCATTGTTTTAA
- a CDS encoding ABC transporter substrate-binding protein — translation MLKMRKFIVIVMVMLLTFSLAACNGSSQTGTKNNKPSTKVNEDGEVDTSEFVTITMMTLGDKPTNGQLEKVMEEVNAKLKDKVNAHIELKWIEWADYMTKYNLTLASREPVDLIITATDWLDAWGNAQKGAFMDISDLLPQFAPQTWEEVSDESWEETKYNGKIVMIPEDAYTQWVNHGFFYRTDWAKEFGINEHIKDFEMLGKYFQGIVDNKKGVIPWDTPGTNVTTAWGYLNSYSDAIELPITTGVFPIYWGKSYDEFTNVTSPVFEDIFVDYAKLMKEWADKGYWRTDVLNYKGDTRELFQAGKTGADQHHTQTFSGLRTQMDLKQPGSEIDMFAWSDTRDNLISMSITHGATAVGAHSKNPERALMVYDLIRNDEEIYKLFNYGVEGVQYEIVDGKRAHPEGYDETKDSFASNFWGGRVDKFEIPSEDTWDGVADIYAKYDKIKKPFPYGRFVFDSTPVDAEIAALSQVTAQMVPAIAFGKAGDPEKAVNDFRKRLEAAGYEKVLNEIQIQMDEYKELVEGN, via the coding sequence ATGTTGAAGATGAGGAAATTCATTGTAATAGTGATGGTAATGCTATTGACCTTTAGCCTTGCGGCCTGCAATGGATCAAGCCAAACTGGTACAAAAAATAACAAGCCCAGTACAAAGGTAAATGAAGACGGGGAAGTAGATACTTCTGAATTTGTTACTATTACTATGATGACGCTGGGAGATAAACCGACCAATGGACAATTAGAGAAAGTAATGGAAGAAGTAAATGCTAAATTAAAAGATAAAGTAAACGCTCATATTGAGTTGAAATGGATTGAATGGGCGGACTATATGACGAAGTATAACCTCACTCTGGCTTCTCGTGAACCTGTTGATTTAATTATTACAGCAACTGACTGGTTGGATGCTTGGGGAAATGCACAAAAAGGTGCATTCATGGATATTTCTGACCTTCTACCACAATTTGCTCCACAGACATGGGAAGAAGTTTCCGATGAAAGTTGGGAGGAAACAAAATACAATGGAAAAATTGTGATGATCCCAGAGGATGCTTATACGCAATGGGTTAACCATGGCTTTTTCTATCGTACAGATTGGGCAAAAGAGTTTGGAATTAATGAGCATATTAAAGACTTTGAAATGTTAGGAAAATACTTTCAAGGGATTGTAGATAATAAAAAGGGGGTCATTCCTTGGGATACACCAGGAACAAACGTTACTACAGCATGGGGATACCTAAATTCTTATTCAGATGCAATTGAGCTTCCAATTACTACGGGAGTATTCCCGATTTACTGGGGTAAATCATATGACGAATTCACCAATGTTACAAGTCCAGTATTCGAAGATATATTTGTAGATTATGCGAAACTGATGAAGGAATGGGCAGATAAAGGCTACTGGCGCACTGATGTGTTGAATTACAAAGGTGACACACGCGAGTTGTTCCAAGCTGGTAAAACAGGCGCTGATCAGCATCATACGCAAACATTTTCAGGCCTGCGTACGCAAATGGACTTAAAACAACCAGGTTCAGAAATCGATATGTTTGCTTGGTCTGATACACGAGATAATTTAATTTCCATGTCAATTACTCATGGCGCAACAGCTGTAGGAGCTCATAGTAAAAATCCTGAGCGTGCCCTTATGGTATATGATCTAATCCGTAACGACGAGGAAATATACAAACTATTCAACTATGGTGTCGAAGGGGTGCAATACGAAATTGTAGACGGTAAGCGTGCTCATCCTGAAGGATATGACGAAACAAAAGATTCATTCGCTTCTAATTTTTGGGGTGGTCGTGTAGATAAGTTTGAAATTCCATCTGAGGATACATGGGATGGAGTGGCTGATATCTACGCAAAGTACGATAAAATTAAGAAGCCATTCCCATATGGTAGATTTGTTTTTGATAGTACACCTGTAGATGCCGAAATTGCTGCTCTATCACAAGTGACTGCACAAATGGTGCCAGCGATTGCATTTGGTAAAGCTGGAGATCCAGAAAAAGCTGTTAATGATTTCAGAAAGAGATTAGAGGCAGCTGGTTATGAAAAGGTTTTAAATGAAATCCAAATACAGATGGATGAATATAAAGAGCTTGTAGAAGGTAATTAA
- a CDS encoding glycoside hydrolase family 2 TIM barrel-domain containing protein: MVNVINQDWDLSVKSRKFNFDWKFLKADNSSAFKNKFDDSDWRTLDLPHDWSIEGPFKKEFASSTGYLAGGIGWYRKKFIVPDSMKEKKLFIRFDGIYKNSEVWINEQYLGKRPYGYSSFHYDLTPYLRLNNKENIIAVKVDHSEFADSRWYTGSGIYRNVFIHLTDKMYIKPYGIFVTTPKVSTSEAEINIQTTVKNEYHNVESIQIEHQIKDVTGKEIIKSSSVETIQANAEQDFAHSIFLKNPNLWSPDNPYLYSVETKVIKNGEVIDFELTPFGIRYFHFDVDSGFYLNGKNIKLKGVCIHHDAGCLGAAVPEKVWNRRLQLLKEAGVNAIRMSHNPPAPELLDMCDSYGFLVQDEAFDEWEYPKNKWVEGWNIGEPSLDGYASDFTEWAEIDLRDMILRDRNHPSIVFWSIGNEIDYPNDPYSHPVLEERYKASKPEAKGMGDIAKRLTKIVKQYDPSRPVTAALASVIMANETEFPDVLDVVGYNYQEFRYHEDHEKYPKRVIYGSENGRNHAAWMAVENNDFISGQFIWTGIDHLGEARGWPIRHATPGMLDLAGFKKPLYFFKQSQWSAKDMVHIGLTSIKEDNPAQINWDHEVVCQWKGNEGAIVRVACCTNCPEVDLHVNGESVGVKKREDFPGGTIYWDIPYCKGTLKAIGKRNGTIKCIHELKTAGKPTKIHSYSDVLTIKADKQDVAHVEVTILDQDNNLVYDAENEIYCHIEGPGEIIGIECSNPESHQEYKVNYRKAYHGKLLIYVKATEKLGTISLMISSVDFESSSITIEVK, translated from the coding sequence ATGGTAAATGTAATAAATCAAGACTGGGATCTGTCTGTTAAAAGTAGAAAATTTAACTTTGATTGGAAGTTCTTAAAAGCTGACAATTCTAGTGCATTTAAGAATAAGTTCGATGATTCAGATTGGCGTACATTAGATTTGCCACATGATTGGAGTATTGAAGGTCCCTTTAAAAAGGAATTTGCAAGTTCAACTGGTTATTTAGCAGGAGGAATTGGTTGGTATCGGAAGAAATTTATTGTACCTGATAGCATGAAAGAAAAGAAATTATTTATACGATTTGATGGAATTTATAAAAATAGTGAAGTGTGGATAAATGAACAATATCTTGGTAAAAGACCCTATGGATACAGCTCATTTCATTACGACTTAACCCCATATTTACGCCTTAATAATAAAGAAAATATTATTGCTGTCAAGGTAGATCACTCGGAATTTGCTGATTCACGTTGGTATACAGGATCTGGTATTTATCGAAATGTATTTATCCATTTGACTGATAAAATGTATATCAAGCCGTATGGAATATTCGTTACAACGCCGAAAGTATCAACATCAGAAGCAGAAATTAACATCCAAACAACTGTGAAAAATGAATATCATAACGTAGAAAGTATACAAATTGAACATCAAATTAAAGATGTTACCGGCAAAGAAATAATCAAAAGTTCATCCGTGGAGACTATTCAAGCAAATGCTGAACAAGACTTTGCACATTCAATTTTTCTAAAAAACCCAAATCTTTGGTCACCGGATAATCCGTATTTATATAGTGTTGAAACAAAAGTGATAAAAAATGGTGAAGTGATAGATTTTGAGCTTACTCCATTTGGTATTAGATATTTTCATTTTGATGTGGACTCAGGATTTTATCTAAACGGAAAGAATATAAAATTGAAAGGTGTATGTATCCATCATGACGCGGGATGCCTTGGTGCAGCAGTTCCTGAAAAGGTGTGGAATAGACGATTGCAACTTTTAAAAGAAGCTGGTGTAAATGCAATTAGAATGAGTCATAATCCACCTGCTCCGGAGTTATTAGATATGTGTGATTCTTATGGATTTTTAGTCCAAGACGAAGCATTTGATGAATGGGAATATCCTAAAAACAAATGGGTAGAGGGTTGGAATATAGGCGAACCATCATTAGACGGTTATGCTTCTGATTTTACTGAGTGGGCAGAAATCGATTTGAGAGATATGATTTTAAGAGATCGCAATCATCCATCCATTGTTTTCTGGAGTATAGGGAATGAAATTGATTATCCTAATGATCCATATTCACATCCTGTACTAGAAGAACGTTACAAAGCAAGCAAACCTGAAGCAAAGGGTATGGGTGATATTGCTAAGAGACTTACAAAGATTGTGAAACAATATGATCCATCGCGACCGGTTACAGCTGCGTTAGCAAGTGTCATCATGGCAAATGAAACTGAGTTTCCGGATGTTCTTGACGTGGTGGGCTATAACTATCAAGAGTTTCGTTATCATGAAGACCATGAAAAATACCCCAAAAGGGTAATTTATGGAAGTGAAAACGGAAGAAATCACGCTGCATGGATGGCCGTAGAAAATAATGATTTTATCTCAGGACAATTTATCTGGACAGGGATTGACCACTTGGGAGAAGCGAGAGGATGGCCCATTCGACATGCCACTCCTGGAATGCTCGATTTAGCAGGTTTTAAAAAACCTTTATACTTCTTCAAACAAAGCCAATGGTCAGCTAAAGATATGGTGCATATAGGATTGACTTCCATTAAGGAAGATAATCCTGCTCAAATTAACTGGGACCATGAAGTTGTTTGTCAATGGAAAGGGAATGAAGGGGCAATAGTTAGGGTTGCATGTTGTACAAATTGTCCTGAAGTGGACTTACATGTAAATGGAGAATCTGTTGGTGTCAAAAAACGTGAGGACTTCCCTGGTGGAACAATCTATTGGGACATTCCATACTGTAAAGGAACATTAAAGGCGATAGGGAAAAGAAATGGAACCATTAAGTGTATACATGAATTAAAGACAGCAGGTAAGCCCACTAAGATACATTCATATTCGGACGTCCTAACTATTAAAGCTGACAAACAGGATGTAGCACATGTAGAGGTAACCATCCTTGATCAGGACAATAACCTTGTCTATGATGCTGAGAATGAAATATATTGTCACATCGAAGGACCTGGTGAAATCATTGGGATTGAATGTAGTAACCCTGAAAGCCATCAGGAATATAAAGTAAATTACAGAAAGGCTTATCATGGGAAATTACTAATCTATGTGAAAGCTACTGAGAAACTAGGGACCATTTCATTAATGATATCTTCTGTAGACTTTGAAAGTTCTTCTATAACAATTGAAGTTAAATAA
- a CDS encoding carbohydrate ABC transporter permease has product MENTARHNIDYSTIIVRFIGYSFIGLFALFCLLPFVLIVSSSFTSESAIMESGFTLWPKEFSVFAYEIVFQNPRLVIGSYVVTLGITIVGTALGLFIVAMTGYALQRQDFLYRNKISFFIYFTTLFSGGLVPFYLLITQYLHLKDNYLAVLLPALLSPFLIIMMKSFVKSIPHEITESAKMDGAGDFTIFLQLILPMSTPALATIGLFIALGYWNEWYNSMLFLSPNMEYRPLQLFLYNVITSADFIRNSAASSNVTPQDVPLETMKMATAVVATGPVILFYPFVQRYFIKGITIGAVKG; this is encoded by the coding sequence ATGGAAAATACAGCCAGACATAATATAGATTATTCAACTATAATAGTTCGATTTATTGGATACAGCTTCATTGGTCTTTTTGCTCTATTTTGTCTTTTGCCATTTGTCTTGATCGTATCATCTTCTTTCACATCTGAAAGCGCAATTATGGAAAGCGGATTTACATTATGGCCCAAGGAGTTTTCGGTTTTTGCATATGAAATCGTTTTTCAAAATCCAAGGCTTGTCATTGGATCATATGTTGTAACGTTGGGTATTACAATTGTCGGGACTGCGCTAGGTTTGTTTATTGTAGCGATGACAGGTTATGCCCTGCAACGCCAGGACTTCCTGTATCGTAATAAAATATCATTTTTTATCTATTTCACAACGCTGTTTTCAGGTGGGCTTGTCCCATTTTATCTATTAATAACGCAGTATTTGCATCTTAAAGATAATTATCTAGCAGTATTGCTACCAGCATTACTAAGTCCATTTCTAATCATTATGATGAAATCGTTCGTAAAATCCATTCCGCATGAAATTACGGAATCTGCGAAGATGGATGGCGCCGGAGATTTCACAATATTTTTGCAATTGATCTTACCGATGTCTACTCCCGCTTTGGCAACAATTGGACTTTTCATTGCTCTAGGGTATTGGAATGAATGGTATAATTCGATGCTTTTCCTTTCACCTAACATGGAATATAGGCCGCTACAGTTATTTCTTTATAACGTTATCACTAGTGCTGATTTTATACGGAATTCTGCTGCATCTTCCAATGTAACTCCACAAGATGTGCCATTGGAAACGATGAAAATGGCAACAGCGGTTGTGGCTACAGGACCAGTTATTCTATTCTATCCGTTTGTACAACGGTACTTTATTAAAGGTATTACAATTGGTGCAGTTAAGGGGTAA